A part of Catharus ustulatus isolate bCatUst1 chromosome 8, bCatUst1.pri.v2, whole genome shotgun sequence genomic DNA contains:
- the LOC116999174 gene encoding beta-microseminoprotein-like has product MRARVKETQRKNTIVACLLALAISMPLSDAACYFIPFQPGMSNGVVVGCLDEEGKVHEFDSRWRTEDCNDCSCSKTGIGCCDSYMTPGDYDEEKCESIFNKETCSYKVVEKDDHSKECPVHSWVG; this is encoded by the exons ATGAGAGCAAGAGTCAAAGAGACGCAAAGGAAG AACACCATCGTGGCCTGCCTTCTTGCTCTTGCCATCAGCATGCCACTGTCTGATGCTGCTTGTTACTTCATCCCATTCCAGCCAGGGATGTCTAATGGTGTGGTTGTAG GCTGCCTTGATGAGGAAGGAAAGGTCCATGAATTTGATTCCAGATGGAGGACTGAGGACTGCAATGATTGCTCCTGTTCTAAGACTGGAATTGGCTGCTGTGATAG TTATATGACACCAGGCGACTACGATGAAGAGAAATGTGAAAGCATTTTCAACAAGGAGACTTGCTCTTATAAAGTCGTGGAGAAAGATGATCACTCAAAAGAATGCCCAGTCCACTCATGGGTAGGCTAA
- the LOC116999810 gene encoding beta-microseminoprotein-like → MKSFLAFLLAMSSIVTLGDAACFTAIRTSEWPYRGCMMNGKLYPFGDIERTEFCYRCHCNRTWIRCCSLFLRPVRYDERECKAIFNKTSCGYDVVQKDDPSKVCSAFGHVG, encoded by the exons ATG aagagctttcttgctttccttcttGCAATGAGCAGCATTGTGACCCTGGGGGATGCAGCCTGCTTTACTGCAATTCGAACGTCAGAGTGGCCATACAGAG GGTGTATGATGAATGGAAAACTGTATCCCTTTGGAGACATTGAGAGGACAGAATTTTGCTACAGGTGCCACTGCAACAGAACTTGGATACGATGCTGTTCCCT CTTTCTTCGTCCTGTTCGTTATGACGAGAGGGAATGCAAAGCCATTTTCAATAAAACAAGCTGTGGCTATGATGTGGTGCAGAAGGACGACCCCTCCAAGGTGTGTTCTGCCTTTGGTCATGTGGGCTAA